One genomic segment of Rivularia sp. PCC 7116 includes these proteins:
- a CDS encoding glycosyltransferase family 4 protein: MKVALLHFCFYEYTVQLANALAAQDIELTLIHPEQLTRQTQDLLDSRIKIITFTKYRIRDPRNFSAMGQLISIIRKIEPDVLHVQETNDPWYDLTLLLNNMPALVTTIHDVFRHPGDKDNVIGSEYTRQIAFWRSQQLIVHANSLKTALVKEFAVPQERICILPHGELGSLYQRLAKDNNTVREPYTLLFYGRIWAYKGLKYLLQAMPLIIESIPQVKLIIAGKGDNLKRYFPDSWDEKHYEILNKYIPSEDVASLFGRSTAVILPYIEASQSGVASLAYAMGTPVIASEIGGLAEMICSEQDGLLVPPRDATALADAIIRLLSDRKLQHQIQTAALYRCEDDLNWLNIATQTIEIYRKAIYLKNISR; the protein is encoded by the coding sequence ACCGTTCAACTAGCCAACGCTTTAGCTGCTCAAGATATCGAGCTAACTTTAATCCATCCCGAACAATTAACTAGACAAACACAAGACTTATTAGATTCAAGAATTAAGATAATTACTTTTACAAAATATCGCATTCGCGACCCGCGTAATTTCTCTGCGATGGGTCAATTAATAAGTATTATTCGTAAAATCGAACCCGATGTATTACACGTCCAAGAAACAAATGACCCTTGGTACGATTTAACTTTATTGCTTAATAATATGCCTGCCTTGGTGACAACTATTCACGATGTTTTTCGTCATCCCGGAGACAAAGATAATGTCATCGGTTCAGAATATACAAGACAGATTGCATTTTGGCGATCGCAGCAGCTAATAGTTCATGCAAATTCCCTCAAAACTGCTCTAGTGAAAGAGTTTGCAGTTCCTCAAGAAAGGATATGTATTCTTCCTCATGGAGAATTAGGTAGTTTATATCAGCGGTTGGCAAAAGACAATAACACAGTCAGAGAACCTTACACTCTTCTATTTTACGGACGTATTTGGGCTTATAAAGGTCTGAAATATCTGCTTCAAGCAATGCCTTTAATTATAGAAAGCATTCCTCAAGTTAAATTAATTATTGCTGGAAAGGGAGACAATTTAAAACGATATTTTCCTGATAGCTGGGATGAAAAACATTACGAAATTCTCAATAAATATATTCCATCAGAGGATGTTGCAAGTCTTTTTGGGCGTAGTACCGCAGTTATTTTACCTTACATAGAAGCATCTCAGAGCGGTGTCGCATCTCTTGCTTATGCGATGGGTACCCCAGTGATTGCTTCTGAAATTGGTGGTTTGGCTGAAATGATTTGTTCCGAGCAAGACGGGTTATTAGTTCCCCCTCGGGATGCTACAGCTTTAGCCGATGCGATTATTCGTTTGTTGAGCGATCGCAAATTACAGCATCAGATACAAACAGCAGCACTATATCGTTGTGAAGATGATTTGAACTGGTTAAATATTGCCACTCAAACAATTGAAATTTATCGTAAAGCAATTTATCTCAAAAATATTTCTCGGTGA